In Paenibacillus larvae subsp. larvae, the following proteins share a genomic window:
- the qoxA gene encoding cytochrome aa3 quinol oxidase subunit II, with protein MIKPNKPLFTLGLFLTFFLLSGCDYVVLDPKGPVAEEQKNLILYSIIFMIFIILVVYALFFIIVVKYRERKDKLDYEPSQKEGSKLLETIWTIIPIIIVIALSIPTVKAIYAIEKPKDESQEPLVINATSVDWKWVFSYPEQNIETVNYIKIPAGRPVLLKLTSADSMASFWVPALGGQKYAMAGMENKLYLEAHEPGVFDGRNANFTGEGFAHQTFKVTAQTKEDFEKWVNESKQTAPPLTQDQYDQLMLQGPADVMTFSSTHLQWVDHAREQDYALRVREKLGQLPKGTVDRKKNEDIPLSYMGSYESEKSGHEYQSHSGSH; from the coding sequence TTGATTAAGCCAAACAAGCCGTTGTTCACGCTGGGTTTATTTTTGACTTTTTTTCTATTAAGCGGCTGTGATTATGTGGTACTTGATCCAAAGGGCCCGGTTGCCGAAGAACAAAAAAACCTCATCTTGTATTCCATCATCTTTATGATCTTTATCATCCTTGTGGTTTATGCATTGTTCTTTATTATTGTGGTGAAATACCGGGAACGCAAAGATAAACTGGATTACGAGCCGTCGCAAAAAGAGGGGAGCAAGCTTTTGGAGACGATTTGGACAATTATTCCGATTATAATCGTGATTGCATTGTCCATCCCTACTGTGAAAGCGATATACGCAATTGAAAAACCAAAAGATGAATCCCAGGAACCATTGGTGATCAATGCAACATCCGTAGACTGGAAATGGGTATTCAGCTATCCTGAGCAAAACATAGAGACTGTTAATTACATTAAGATTCCGGCTGGGCGGCCTGTTTTGTTAAAATTAACGTCTGCCGATTCGATGGCCTCTTTCTGGGTTCCGGCACTAGGCGGCCAGAAATATGCAATGGCCGGCATGGAAAACAAACTTTATCTTGAAGCCCACGAACCGGGAGTGTTTGACGGACGCAATGCAAACTTTACGGGGGAAGGTTTTGCCCATCAAACTTTTAAGGTAACGGCACAGACAAAAGAAGATTTTGAAAAATGGGTAAATGAAAGTAAACAAACAGCGCCGCCTTTGACACAGGATCAATATGATCAGTTAATGCTTCAAGGCCCGGCTGACGTAATGACATTCTCAAGTACCCATCTGCAGTGGGTGGATCATGCACGCGAGCAGGATTATGCTTTACGGGTGCGTGAAAAGCTTGGTCAATTGCCAAAAGGTACCGTTGATCGGAAAAAAAATGAAGATATACCGTTATCTTATATGGGATCGTATGAATCAGAGAAATCTGGGCACGAGTACCAGTCCCACTCAGGTTCTCATTAA
- the qoxB gene encoding cytochrome aa3 quinol oxidase subunit I codes for MKWDEFFVTGDPLIYGADASIILATIAIVAGLTYFKKWKWLWREWLTTVDHKKIGIMYIISAVLMLFRGGVDALLMRTQLAVPDAGFLDSTHYNQIFTTHGTIMIIFMAMPFLIGIMNVVLPLQIGARDVAYPYLNAVSFWSFFMGAMLFNISFVIGGSPEAGWTSYMPLASNELSPGPGQNYYLLGLQISGIGTLLTGINFIVTILKMRAPGMKLFKMPMFAWSSLVTSIIIVFAFPILTVALALMTFDRLFGAHFFTLAGAGMDMLWANLFWLWGHPEVYIVILPAFGIFSEIISTFSRKRLFGYHAMVYSMLIIAGLSFLVWVHHFFTMGSGELVNSFFSISTMAIGIPTGVKLFNWLFTMYQGRIRFTTPMLWSLGFIVNFVIGGVTGVMLAMAAADYQYHNTYFLISHFHYVLIAGTVFACFAGLTYWYPKMFGHKLNERIGKWCFWIFMIGFNVCFMPMYFLGLAGMPRRIYTYPAETGWGGMNMVATIGAFLMGIAFLLLVYNIYYSFRYEKREETGDAWDGRTLEWATPKAIPPHYNFAAVPKVESLDAFWHMKMEKKKWIVKDNLQPIHMPSNSGVPFVMGVFFFIAGFGLVFEWFPMAIAGGIGVILTMIIRSFDYDQGFYVPLEEIEHDLSSVK; via the coding sequence ATGAAATGGGATGAATTTTTCGTTACCGGGGACCCGCTTATTTACGGGGCGGACGCGTCCATTATCCTGGCTACCATCGCCATTGTAGCGGGTCTTACTTATTTTAAAAAATGGAAGTGGCTTTGGAGAGAGTGGCTGACTACCGTTGACCACAAAAAGATCGGGATCATGTACATTATCTCCGCTGTCCTGATGTTGTTTCGCGGTGGAGTGGATGCTTTATTAATGCGGACCCAGCTGGCTGTTCCGGATGCAGGTTTCCTGGATTCCACCCACTATAATCAGATTTTTACCACACATGGTACGATCATGATTATTTTTATGGCGATGCCGTTTTTGATCGGGATTATGAACGTAGTTCTTCCGCTGCAAATCGGCGCGCGTGACGTGGCATATCCTTACTTGAATGCTGTCAGTTTCTGGTCGTTCTTTATGGGAGCGATGCTGTTTAATATCTCTTTTGTCATCGGAGGTTCTCCTGAGGCTGGATGGACCAGTTATATGCCGCTGGCGAGTAATGAGCTAAGTCCGGGACCAGGACAGAACTATTATCTTCTGGGTCTGCAAATTTCCGGGATCGGGACCCTATTAACAGGGATTAACTTTATTGTAACCATCCTGAAAATGCGTGCCCCCGGCATGAAACTGTTCAAAATGCCTATGTTTGCCTGGTCTTCCTTAGTGACCAGCATTATTATTGTGTTTGCTTTTCCTATTTTGACCGTTGCACTGGCTCTTATGACGTTTGACCGTCTTTTCGGTGCGCACTTCTTTACATTGGCCGGGGCGGGAATGGATATGCTTTGGGCTAACTTGTTCTGGCTTTGGGGCCATCCTGAGGTTTATATCGTTATTTTGCCGGCATTCGGTATTTTTTCGGAAATCATCAGTACATTTTCCCGGAAGAGGCTGTTTGGTTACCACGCTATGGTATATTCCATGTTGATTATCGCGGGCCTTAGCTTCCTGGTATGGGTGCATCACTTCTTTACAATGGGTTCAGGAGAATTGGTTAACTCCTTCTTCTCTATTTCCACGATGGCGATCGGGATTCCGACAGGAGTTAAGTTGTTCAACTGGTTATTTACGATGTATCAGGGCCGAATCCGGTTTACCACTCCAATGCTGTGGTCCCTTGGTTTTATTGTAAACTTTGTTATCGGGGGAGTAACCGGGGTTATGCTTGCTATGGCTGCGGCTGACTATCAATATCACAATACGTACTTCCTGATTTCGCACTTCCACTATGTGCTGATCGCGGGTACTGTATTTGCCTGTTTTGCCGGTCTTACTTATTGGTATCCGAAAATGTTTGGCCATAAGCTCAATGAACGTATTGGAAAATGGTGTTTTTGGATATTCATGATTGGATTTAATGTCTGCTTTATGCCAATGTATTTCCTGGGTCTCGCCGGTATGCCAAGACGGATTTACACATACCCAGCGGAGACTGGCTGGGGCGGCATGAATATGGTGGCTACCATTGGTGCGTTCCTGATGGGAATCGCCTTCCTGCTACTGGTATATAACATTTACTACAGCTTCAGATATGAAAAACGGGAAGAAACAGGTGATGCCTGGGATGGCCGTACGCTTGAATGGGCTACACCGAAGGCGATACCTCCTCATTACAATTTTGCTGCCGTTCCTAAAGTAGAGAGTCTTGATGCTTTCTGGCACATGAAGATGGAGAAGAAAAAATGGATTGTGAAGGACAACTTGCAGCCTATTCATATGCCTAGCAATTCCGGTGTTCCGTTTGTAATGGGCGTCTTCTTCTTCATTGCCGGCTTTGGACTTGTATTTGAATGGTTCCCTATGGCGATTGCCGGTGGAATCGGGGTCATTTTGACCATGATCATCAGATCTTTTGACTACGACCAAGGTTTCTATGTTCCTCTGGAAGAAATTGAACATGACCTTTCGTCGGTAAAATAG
- the qoxC gene encoding cytochrome aa3 quinol oxidase subunit III, which produces MEIAHGHDKSNSGAPLEYQSETGRLNILGFWIFLGAEIVLFSTLFATFMVLVNRVADGPTPQDLFEIKGVLIQTFLLLTSSFTCGIAVHELRRRNVKGLVLWLVITLALGLGFLGFEIKEFVEYVHEGATIGTSAFWSSFFVLAGTHGAHVTLGIGWMILIIFQLLKRGLTPFTSSKVFIVSLYWHFLDVVWIFIFTVVYLARMVM; this is translated from the coding sequence ATGGAAATAGCACACGGTCATGATAAATCTAACTCTGGCGCCCCTTTGGAGTATCAGTCCGAAACAGGACGATTAAATATTTTGGGATTCTGGATTTTCCTTGGGGCAGAAATTGTATTGTTCTCTACTTTGTTTGCCACTTTTATGGTTCTGGTTAACCGGGTGGCAGACGGACCTACACCTCAGGATTTGTTTGAAATCAAAGGTGTTCTCATACAGACCTTTTTACTGCTTACCAGCAGCTTTACCTGCGGCATAGCTGTTCATGAACTGCGCCGGCGGAATGTGAAAGGACTTGTTTTATGGCTGGTAATTACACTGGCATTAGGCCTTGGATTCCTGGGATTTGAAATAAAAGAATTCGTAGAATATGTCCATGAAGGAGCTACAATCGGTACCAGTGCTTTCTGGTCTTCCTTCTTTGTTCTGGCCGGTACGCACGGTGCCCACGTTACCCTCGGAATAGGGTGGATGATTCTGATTATCTTCCAGCTTTTGAAGAGGGGGCTTACACCGTTTACTTCTTCTAAAGTATTTATTGTAAGTTTGTATTGGCATTTCCTGGATGTGGTATGGATCTTCATTTTCACAGTTGTTTACTTGGCAAGGATGGTGATGTAA
- the qoxD gene encoding cytochrome aa3 quinol oxidase subunit IV, which produces MSNSHDTSAEHKGFPWKHVVGYLVSIVLTLLALWVAFKSGFSINVLMTFIYILAFLQAALQLLMFMHMTESSNGKYQTGTMLYAVFIAIVIAAGSVWVMSSGHAAH; this is translated from the coding sequence ATGTCCAATTCACACGATACATCTGCCGAACACAAAGGTTTCCCTTGGAAACACGTTGTAGGGTATCTGGTTTCCATCGTGCTTACGCTTCTGGCGCTTTGGGTCGCATTTAAATCAGGTTTCAGCATTAATGTGCTGATGACCTTCATTTACATTCTGGCGTTCCTGCAAGCTGCTCTTCAGCTCCTCATGTTCATGCATATGACGGAGAGCAGCAACGGGAAGTATCAGACAGGTACGATGCTCTACGCAGTGTTTATTGCTATAGTTATTGCCGCCGGATCGGTATGGGTTATGTCTTCCGGGCATGCCGCCCACTAG